In Kordia antarctica, the following proteins share a genomic window:
- a CDS encoding phospholipase D-like domain-containing protein, translating into MNNSLIHKEVFEGGYFILNDNKTDVNLGEYPNLLFTLDGYPQIKNHIIKLIRNAVKVIKLCSFIISDEEIAFELIEKCKNTDIAVFLLTQLDDKKFNFDFLPEEVSTRHGKGHMSIITKLYGLGAHVRGATSAHAKFIICDNNDALIMSANITSPSLNTNPETGVILKEENGYKELDKLFDILFQKGTGYTGFTISGRKQLISSRSTKITKEMLDLVDESKIKFTWGKLNNSLYESIVNLIKNANSDIFISTYSVVGLDKISELIEELRKAIDRGLAIKLFCRAMNHRKDHLDSCLKLKQIGIEIYGDYFNHSKGIYSNDKGILFTANIDGNHGLINGFEVGAILEGNQLNDFKNFVEWQIETAPFHFTINPTKQAYYNMYDVYTGFKKISNPIFPTSCKFYTNIEIQNELFQNPIYLLTDENQKVLKMNIGDREYDVKMEENDITVINKSLNKSYNMQSYLLKYKDIEVVNN; encoded by the coding sequence ATGAATAATAGTTTGATACATAAAGAGGTTTTTGAAGGAGGTTATTTCATCTTGAATGATAACAAAACTGATGTTAACTTAGGAGAATACCCTAACTTATTATTTACCTTAGATGGATATCCTCAAATAAAAAATCATATAATTAAACTTATAAGAAATGCTGTTAAAGTAATCAAGCTATGTTCTTTTATAATAAGTGATGAAGAAATTGCATTTGAATTAATAGAGAAGTGTAAAAATACAGATATAGCTGTTTTTTTATTGACGCAATTAGATGATAAAAAGTTTAATTTTGACTTTTTGCCTGAAGAAGTATCTACTAGACATGGTAAAGGGCATATGTCTATTATTACAAAACTGTATGGCCTTGGAGCACACGTGCGAGGAGCAACTTCAGCACATGCAAAGTTTATTATTTGCGATAATAATGACGCGCTAATTATGAGTGCCAATATTACTTCTCCATCTTTGAATACAAATCCAGAAACAGGTGTTATTCTTAAAGAAGAGAATGGTTATAAAGAGTTAGACAAGCTATTCGATATCCTTTTTCAAAAAGGAACAGGGTATACAGGTTTTACAATATCAGGCAGAAAACAACTTATTTCATCGCGTTCCACGAAAATCACAAAAGAAATGCTCGACTTAGTTGATGAATCAAAAATAAAATTTACTTGGGGAAAATTAAACAATTCTTTATACGAAAGCATTGTTAATTTGATTAAAAATGCTAATTCTGATATTTTTATTTCGACTTATTCAGTTGTAGGTTTAGATAAAATTTCTGAATTGATTGAAGAACTTAGAAAGGCCATTGATAGAGGTCTTGCAATAAAACTATTCTGTAGAGCAATGAATCATCGTAAGGATCATTTAGATAGTTGTTTGAAATTAAAGCAAATCGGAATCGAAATTTATGGGGATTACTTTAATCACTCAAAAGGTATTTATTCAAATGATAAAGGCATTTTGTTTACGGCAAATATTGACGGTAACCACGGACTAATAAATGGTTTTGAAGTTGGAGCAATACTGGAAGGTAATCAACTTAATGACTTTAAGAATTTTGTAGAATGGCAAATTGAAACGGCGCCTTTCCATTTTACTATTAATCCTACTAAGCAAGCATATTATAATATGTACGATGTTTATACAGGTTTTAAAAAGATTAGTAATCCTATTTTTCCAACGAGTTGTAAATTCTATACCAATATTGAAATCCAAAATGAGCTTTTTCAAAATCCTATATATTTGTTAACAGATGAGAATCAGAAGGTTTTGAAAATGAATATTGGAGACCGAGAATATGATGTGAAAATGGAAGAAAACGATATCACTGTTATAAATAAATCACTAAATAAAAGCTATAATATGCAATCGTACTTACTAAAGTATAAAGACATAGAAGTAGTAAACAATTAA
- a CDS encoding DUF1887 family protein → MENTLKYLEEWRDLASHGNFKLAENLYYEKLFPEVISIFCDKYQSEFSEKGVLISLLGFSPEPLILTARAVKPMHHFILTTEIREDIIDRIHNYLDTDFELVIIDSPDFQSIYKSLKEILYKVNTTNVTLDITGGKKSMVASAAIFGKDYRFRITYVDFEEYIKELRKPLPGSEILKTVYNPDLDQPEIFLK, encoded by the coding sequence ATGGAAAATACACTCAAATACCTAGAAGAATGGCGTGACCTAGCAAGTCATGGTAATTTTAAATTGGCTGAAAATTTATACTATGAGAAGTTGTTTCCCGAAGTAATTTCTATTTTCTGCGATAAGTACCAATCTGAGTTTTCAGAAAAAGGAGTCTTAATATCATTACTTGGGTTTTCACCAGAACCACTTATATTAACTGCTAGAGCAGTTAAGCCAATGCACCATTTTATTTTGACTACGGAAATTCGTGAAGACATTATTGATCGAATTCACAACTATCTAGATACTGACTTTGAACTTGTTATTATTGATTCCCCAGATTTTCAATCAATTTACAAATCACTAAAAGAGATCTTGTATAAAGTAAATACAACAAACGTTACTCTTGATATTACTGGAGGTAAAAAGTCTATGGTGGCTTCTGCTGCTATTTTTGGTAAAGACTATAGATTTAGAATTACTTATGTGGATTTTGAAGAGTACATAAAAGAACTCAGAAAACCATTACCAGGATCTGAAATATTAAAAACTGTTTATAATCCTGACTTAGATCAACCAGAAATATTTTTAAAGTAA
- a CDS encoding Card1-like endonuclease domain-containing protein, which yields MTHQIVLLGGQLLPVYIGVLERKPQVVHILYTKETVRLRTRLVKQFNGIQIFDYQINPYDYDSIQETVTNIICNNEGATFELNLTSGTKLMALASQQVINTLDCFSFYIDQKQNMIDLSNGTKTKINSLISTRTFLSLSNHNTFTSTTLKSFNKEELALANSIFVLRKNKSGIAKLFKLFRTLKADSESKSFSYSNSKYKISWRNNILSVKAPRFSLNAKGKNAFKILTTGLWWELIISIVVNDWKSAKEILMSVAIKSNKGGNIDKNEIDILINTGQNVFFIECKSGIILQSDINKIKTVGRFYGGISSKSILVSFYKPQNYIIEKCLDLGIELFYLVENSSKRYELKTLINKLDRLLNRIEL from the coding sequence ATGACGCATCAAATCGTATTATTAGGAGGTCAGTTACTGCCTGTGTATATAGGTGTTTTAGAAAGGAAACCACAAGTTGTTCATATTCTATATACTAAAGAAACAGTTAGGCTTAGAACTCGATTGGTTAAGCAATTTAATGGAATTCAAATATTTGATTATCAAATCAATCCTTATGATTATGACTCGATACAAGAAACTGTCACTAATATAATATGTAATAATGAGGGTGCTACTTTTGAATTGAATTTAACTAGTGGTACTAAGTTGATGGCATTAGCGAGTCAACAAGTTATTAATACTTTGGATTGCTTTAGTTTTTATATCGATCAAAAACAAAATATGATTGATTTATCTAACGGAACCAAAACCAAAATAAATTCTTTAATTTCGACCAGAACATTTCTCTCTTTATCTAATCATAATACGTTTACATCAACTACTTTGAAATCATTCAATAAGGAGGAGTTAGCATTGGCAAATTCAATTTTTGTGTTGAGAAAAAATAAATCTGGTATAGCAAAACTATTTAAGTTGTTTAGAACATTAAAAGCTGATTCTGAATCAAAGAGTTTTTCTTACTCTAATTCTAAATACAAAATTTCTTGGAGGAATAATATTCTTTCGGTAAAAGCACCAAGATTTAGTCTTAACGCTAAAGGAAAAAATGCTTTTAAAATATTGACAACAGGATTATGGTGGGAATTAATTATTAGTATCGTTGTAAATGATTGGAAGTCCGCAAAAGAAATTCTTATGAGTGTGGCAATCAAATCCAATAAGGGTGGTAATATTGATAAAAATGAAATAGATATTCTCATCAATACTGGGCAAAATGTTTTTTTTATTGAGTGTAAATCAGGAATTATATTACAATCAGATATAAACAAAATCAAAACAGTTGGTAGATTCTATGGCGGAATAAGTTCTAAATCTATACTTGTATCGTTCTATAAACCTCAGAATTATATTATTGAAAAGTGTCTTGATTTAGGTATTGAACTGTTTTATTTAGTAGAAAATTCTTCAAAGCGTTATGAATTAAAGACACTTATTAATAAGTTAGATAGGTTATTAAACCGGATTGAATTATAA
- a CDS encoding caspase family protein codes for MNLNNAHALLIGVGGDDISITVDDATAITNVLTDPNKAAYKEKNVCLLTEEKATRPNILNALHDLVEITKNEPESTVLIYYSGHGGQDRNTNKYYLLPHGYNMNNKIDTMIDGQEFSKLINQIKAERLLLILDCCHAAGILVNGKSVVSKNQNTEITSSNINLINHLNSGEGRVFITSCDDNEQSYIVSDAKNSLFTEVFLEALEGKVSTDEYVKLTDVIYHTSNEVPKRIKKANSNYVQRPIYKYIENLSPDYFICKATVSEEENIKNYLYSEKKLQTLLEEQGVLGSNYTSHFLHQFPKGPLVDQHLIDDSIIEAYARAIPATRAHLYIKKANKLRLKVNPEDHNYIINTAFIIPSQHAAPIDAWLNIIDIARLNGPRMLAALLLTIPNYNLKEEVREEIRELIEKLKTFK; via the coding sequence ATGAATTTAAATAATGCACACGCACTTTTAATAGGAGTTGGCGGAGATGATATTAGTATCACTGTAGATGATGCTACAGCTATTACAAATGTTTTAACCGATCCTAACAAAGCAGCTTATAAAGAAAAAAATGTATGCTTACTTACTGAGGAAAAAGCTACTAGACCTAATATTCTAAATGCACTACACGACTTGGTAGAAATAACAAAAAATGAACCTGAATCAACAGTTTTGATTTATTATTCGGGACATGGAGGTCAAGATCGAAATACTAATAAATATTACCTCTTGCCACACGGTTACAATATGAATAATAAGATTGATACCATGATTGATGGGCAGGAGTTTTCTAAATTAATTAACCAAATTAAAGCGGAACGGTTATTATTGATTTTAGATTGTTGCCATGCAGCTGGTATTTTGGTTAATGGAAAATCTGTAGTATCTAAGAATCAGAATACCGAAATTACTAGTTCTAATATAAATCTAATAAATCATCTGAATTCGGGAGAAGGTAGAGTCTTTATTACTTCATGTGATGATAACGAGCAATCATATATAGTTTCAGATGCAAAGAATAGCTTGTTTACAGAAGTGTTTTTAGAAGCTTTAGAAGGGAAAGTAAGCACAGATGAATATGTAAAACTAACAGATGTTATTTATCATACGTCCAATGAAGTTCCTAAAAGAATTAAAAAAGCAAATTCAAACTACGTTCAGCGTCCTATTTATAAATATATAGAAAATTTATCTCCTGACTATTTTATATGTAAAGCAACAGTTTCAGAAGAAGAAAATATTAAAAACTATTTATACTCTGAAAAAAAGTTACAAACGCTGTTGGAAGAACAGGGTGTTTTGGGTAGTAACTATACTTCTCATTTTTTACATCAGTTTCCAAAGGGGCCACTTGTAGATCAGCATTTAATTGATGATTCTATCATAGAAGCCTATGCTAGAGCCATACCTGCTACTAGAGCGCATTTATATATTAAAAAAGCGAATAAGTTACGATTGAAAGTCAATCCTGAAGATCATAATTATATTATAAATACAGCTTTCATCATTCCGTCACAACATGCTGCACCTATTGATGCTTGGTTAAATATCATTGACATAGCTAGATTGAATGGACCTAGAATGTTAGCAGCTTTATTACTAACAATTCCAAATTACAATTTGAAAGAGGAAGTTAGGGAAGAAATAAGAGAGTTAATTGAAAAATTGAAAACGTTTAAATAA
- a CDS encoding caspase family protein — translation MKKKWLGVAIDTYDETDNGRDLVASKKAINYWKNLLENEFNFEHMTINNSFPLTDNNATKDNVIFALNKMVLDATDNDIHLFVFVGHGDFQEDKYSIVRDEILFNSNDYHDEKILLFGHDEVTDDEFRVVLSKNNNKGLFIFIFDCCYSGNIRPINVSQEEYDKIEQVKAAEIINKCIQTQSTKREKDNLQQDLVLAENTSPNIISKKNPFADKLESTGEEFQNISNAKQNIKKSINALIKTHPSFCSNKNSNIIVSKDFYASADISAIQKNIIDLHSNLFMRNNPLEISLNQNEILLCASSAYKKTYQPKIDGDYQSAFSYFLIKTIKEYLEKGILLSYNTLIESTTEKLKKENIYNNPQLIFSKIEFLTKQIFT, via the coding sequence ATGAAAAAAAAATGGCTGGGTGTCGCTATCGATACATATGATGAAACAGACAATGGCAGAGATTTAGTTGCTAGTAAAAAAGCGATAAACTACTGGAAAAATCTATTAGAAAATGAGTTCAATTTTGAGCATATGACTATCAACAATAGCTTTCCTTTAACCGACAACAACGCAACTAAAGATAATGTGATATTTGCATTGAATAAAATGGTTTTGGATGCAACTGATAATGATATTCATCTTTTTGTATTTGTTGGTCATGGAGATTTCCAAGAAGATAAATATTCTATTGTAAGAGATGAGATATTATTTAATAGTAATGATTATCATGATGAGAAAATTTTATTATTTGGACATGACGAAGTAACCGATGATGAATTTAGAGTAGTATTAAGTAAAAATAATAACAAAGGTCTATTCATTTTCATTTTTGATTGTTGTTATTCAGGTAATATTAGACCTATTAATGTATCTCAAGAAGAATATGATAAAATAGAACAAGTTAAAGCCGCTGAGATTATAAATAAATGCATTCAAACACAATCAACTAAAAGAGAGAAAGACAATCTGCAACAAGATTTAGTTTTAGCAGAAAATACTAGCCCAAATATCATAAGTAAAAAGAATCCTTTCGCAGATAAACTAGAGAGTACTGGTGAGGAGTTTCAAAACATAAGCAATGCAAAGCAAAATATAAAAAAATCAATAAATGCATTAATTAAAACACATCCATCATTTTGCTCTAATAAAAACTCAAATATAATAGTTTCAAAAGACTTTTATGCTTCAGCAGATATTAGTGCTATACAAAAAAATATTATAGACTTACATTCCAATTTATTTATGAGGAATAATCCTTTAGAAATAAGTTTGAATCAAAATGAAATATTATTATGTGCATCTTCTGCTTATAAAAAAACATATCAACCAAAAATAGACGGAGACTATCAAAGCGCATTTAGTTATTTTTTAATAAAAACTATTAAAGAATATTTAGAAAAAGGTATTTTATTAAGCTACAATACACTTATAGAATCGACAACTGAGAAGCTAAAAAAAGAAAATATTTATAACAACCCGCAGTTGATCTTTTCAAAAATAGAATTTTTAACAAAACAAATATTCACATAA
- a CDS encoding LytTR family transcriptional regulator DNA-binding domain-containing protein, whose protein sequence is MKYIFLFISFFYLKSYSQNYEEALMSLRNFEPKKTLNILKNLDSSFGKKLIEIEVIYLIEGYQDSLLFFNKPKTINNVKEKILYNLYFGDYLRRNSKTTGSLDQDQTFKFKLKAHNLYFEALNLAQGLDEIYEKEALWRILDYYTKNSTKNEPNLKNFKKYLDRFSTRNNSVYDFWYHYFKLTYKIISIDEGKERSTIDKSEFIKLKSLADQNNYLKGRALQLEALCYDLYFKDIETSYKTNLLALEQYLKTPYYFSLYRSETVQLNIAVDLKNLKNFKDSKKKLLSILSDSIFEKTEKLHKSDIYNWLSEIYVEEGKSDSALYFKNLYIENEEDIKRHANAIAMHVISEEFQFEKLKQNIIKYRWYYISALIIVFMIALYSFLRWKKADRKEKQVRLKLNDLIETEKQARNRVIVIETQKRKKDEELELLKEEIEKQARDKIIVIETQKRKKDKELELLKEEIEQTLQEIERLKKITVLEHIVLINGVRLPLSELMYIKADGHFLHFFTEKSREFVSGTLKSILNDLPPNFIQTHKSYVVNFNFIHYSDSMRLRLKDNTEIRIGRIYKEKVKKMIELSNALK, encoded by the coding sequence ATGAAATACATATTTCTTTTTATTTCTTTTTTTTATTTAAAGAGCTATTCTCAAAACTATGAAGAGGCACTAATGTCTCTTAGGAATTTTGAGCCTAAAAAGACTTTGAATATATTAAAGAATTTGGATAGTTCTTTTGGTAAAAAGTTGATAGAAATTGAAGTTATTTATTTAATAGAAGGATACCAAGATTCTCTTCTTTTTTTTAACAAGCCAAAAACAATAAATAATGTCAAAGAGAAGATTTTATATAATTTGTACTTTGGTGACTATTTGAGGAGAAATTCTAAGACAACTGGTTCACTAGATCAGGATCAAACATTTAAATTTAAACTAAAGGCTCATAATTTATACTTTGAAGCACTGAATTTAGCGCAAGGACTAGATGAGATTTATGAAAAAGAAGCTCTATGGAGAATATTAGATTACTACACAAAAAACTCTACAAAAAATGAACCTAACTTAAAAAATTTTAAAAAATATTTAGATAGATTTTCAACTAGAAATAATTCAGTTTATGACTTTTGGTATCATTATTTTAAACTTACTTATAAAATAATTTCGATAGATGAAGGCAAAGAAAGATCTACTATAGATAAATCAGAATTTATCAAACTGAAAAGCTTAGCAGATCAAAATAATTATCTTAAGGGGCGAGCTTTGCAGTTGGAAGCTTTGTGTTACGATCTTTACTTTAAAGATATTGAGACCTCATATAAAACTAACCTTTTGGCTTTGGAGCAATATTTAAAAACTCCTTATTATTTTAGTCTATATAGGAGTGAAACTGTTCAGCTAAATATTGCAGTAGACTTAAAAAACCTAAAGAATTTTAAAGATTCTAAAAAGAAACTTTTATCAATTCTATCAGATTCTATTTTTGAAAAAACTGAAAAGCTTCATAAGTCAGATATTTATAATTGGCTTAGTGAAATATATGTAGAGGAAGGAAAGAGTGATAGTGCACTTTACTTCAAAAACTTATATATCGAAAATGAAGAAGATATTAAAAGACACGCAAATGCTATTGCAATGCATGTAATAAGTGAAGAGTTCCAATTTGAAAAATTAAAACAAAATATTATTAAATACCGTTGGTATTATATCTCAGCTTTAATAATAGTTTTTATGATTGCTCTTTATTCTTTTTTAAGATGGAAAAAAGCAGATAGAAAAGAAAAACAAGTAAGATTAAAACTCAATGATCTAATAGAAACCGAAAAACAAGCAAGAAATAGGGTAATTGTGATTGAAACTCAAAAGCGAAAAAAAGATGAAGAACTAGAATTACTAAAGGAAGAAATCGAGAAACAAGCAAGAGATAAAATAATCGTGATTGAAACTCAAAAACGAAAAAAAGATAAAGAACTTGAATTGCTGAAAGAAGAAATTGAACAAACGTTACAAGAAATTGAGCGGTTGAAGAAAATAACAGTATTGGAACATATTGTTCTAATTAATGGAGTTAGATTACCATTGTCAGAACTTATGTATATCAAGGCAGATGGTCATTTTTTACATTTCTTTACTGAAAAAAGTAGAGAATTTGTTTCTGGCACTCTTAAAAGTATTTTAAATGATTTACCTCCCAATTTTATTCAAACTCACAAATCTTATGTAGTGAATTTTAATTTCATTCATTATTCCGATAGTATGCGTTTAAGATTAAAGGATAATACAGAAATTCGAATAGGGAGGATTTATAAAGAAAAAGTGAAAAAAATGATAGAATTATCAAATGCTTTAAAATAA
- a CDS encoding N-6 DNA methylase codes for MNVHVIHNTAKNGIEIVFSNPIEKQLIAFLQKLGFKNFFKDETKWYADYHLAYVRFANDLKKAIESDTDWSAIPIVPSFEASELFIEKLKFCIVEIRFKKKEYFIKDGYLVFENYKRIATIIAERFALKHFGTRFDSITIYPRNYKTKAKDLFDLGAIIGLDAKGQFLPVELPHSLWEYTTDHEDESINEDSTEVITVDKTHKFNNTGILENQPDFDKLLILEVIDELVSIEQTTKVTDTRLIQTLITEIEEASTIMLNELRLDKLKHIIRLYKEWFEDFPNCFKASVAIAIRPLIVFTNESFEIKSFATNLVFSKYQVDNVLVPLYVHECFQKGSIPLQHIPKLKIEFPYLFKVTIETLHKLSEFELFELSQLKNYSDLGININCRDLNRYWQINGFDNLEKLGYSTDLQYPYVSLIKGYVSVKTLEQILDDNKQSYRWLYLIQNFRPIADLAKGIDIIDRKIKKLAEKLADFKKGKSLLDISYTELVKKRKNTQEKINALFESKKCIEIYIENMLSKQLEQSEFIDTDVATNEPKIPKFYFDSFAAGMSLLYYKHKKPTLSQIESLSTLKKVPNKEALGEAIELSAIDHFRSVYRHANENYVWIDGMRHFWENLQFDRSFTNDKERFEHCQILPLPIAMMIARYLQMNEATSIFDPTAGSGNLLVGANQRVTHANELCKLKRKSLKFSNFNEITNYDPTSPYPKEMHKSFDVVVCNPPFIKSTKTKNEKLDIIEQHLDNAYFMADTFQVQRLISALALLTMKDDGKAVLVVNTHIVFDEKGRIKHKREFLNWLYMHYTIRDIINLDTSIITKDENKKQKKMLILIDGRKIKPSYNTPTKENQPHLADVIGSFYDLWERFKRNQLPSIDVFIEQLKIALGQKN; via the coding sequence ATGAATGTACACGTAATACACAACACAGCTAAAAACGGAATCGAAATAGTATTCTCTAATCCTATTGAAAAACAATTGATTGCGTTCTTGCAAAAACTAGGATTTAAAAACTTCTTTAAAGATGAAACAAAGTGGTATGCCGATTATCATCTTGCCTATGTACGTTTTGCTAATGATCTTAAAAAAGCAATAGAAAGTGATACTGATTGGAGCGCTATTCCAATTGTCCCATCTTTTGAAGCATCCGAACTTTTTATTGAAAAATTAAAGTTTTGTATTGTAGAAATTCGCTTCAAAAAGAAAGAGTATTTTATAAAAGATGGGTATCTAGTTTTTGAAAACTATAAACGAATTGCTACAATCATTGCAGAACGTTTTGCTTTAAAGCATTTTGGGACTCGTTTTGACTCCATTACTATATACCCTCGTAACTATAAAACAAAAGCAAAAGATTTATTTGATCTGGGTGCAATTATAGGTTTAGATGCCAAAGGTCAGTTTTTGCCTGTCGAACTCCCGCATTCTTTATGGGAATATACTACGGATCATGAAGATGAGAGCATCAATGAAGATTCAACTGAAGTTATTACTGTTGACAAAACACATAAATTTAATAACACAGGTATTTTGGAAAATCAACCTGATTTTGACAAATTACTGATTTTAGAAGTCATCGACGAATTAGTATCTATTGAACAGACAACCAAAGTTACAGACACACGACTTATTCAAACGTTAATCACTGAAATTGAAGAAGCTTCAACCATTATGTTGAATGAACTTCGCCTTGATAAACTCAAACATATTATTCGTTTGTATAAAGAATGGTTTGAAGATTTCCCAAATTGTTTTAAAGCAAGTGTAGCAATTGCAATTCGTCCATTGATAGTGTTTACAAATGAAAGTTTTGAAATAAAGTCTTTTGCTACCAATCTTGTCTTTAGCAAGTATCAAGTGGATAATGTACTTGTTCCACTATATGTGCATGAATGTTTTCAAAAGGGTTCAATTCCATTGCAACACATACCAAAACTAAAAATTGAATTTCCGTATCTATTTAAGGTAACTATTGAAACGCTTCATAAGTTGTCTGAATTTGAACTTTTTGAACTATCACAGCTTAAAAATTATAGTGATTTGGGTATCAATATCAATTGTCGTGACCTCAACAGATATTGGCAGATTAATGGTTTTGATAATCTTGAAAAATTAGGGTATTCAACTGATTTACAGTACCCTTATGTAAGTTTAATTAAAGGATATGTTTCTGTGAAAACACTTGAACAAATTTTAGATGATAACAAACAATCGTATCGTTGGCTATATCTGATTCAGAACTTTAGACCAATTGCTGATCTTGCCAAAGGAATTGATATCATTGATAGAAAAATAAAGAAACTAGCTGAAAAATTAGCTGATTTCAAAAAAGGGAAAAGCTTACTGGATATTTCATATACCGAACTTGTCAAAAAACGTAAAAATACCCAAGAAAAAATAAATGCTTTGTTTGAATCAAAAAAATGTATTGAAATTTACATTGAAAATATGCTTTCTAAACAACTTGAACAAAGTGAATTTATTGATACTGACGTTGCAACTAACGAACCGAAAATTCCTAAATTTTACTTCGATAGCTTTGCTGCTGGAATGAGTCTCCTATACTATAAACATAAAAAGCCTACGCTTTCACAAATTGAAAGTTTAAGTACACTAAAGAAAGTTCCAAATAAGGAAGCACTAGGAGAAGCAATCGAATTAAGCGCCATCGATCATTTTAGAAGTGTTTATCGTCATGCGAATGAAAATTACGTTTGGATAGATGGCATGCGACATTTTTGGGAAAATTTACAATTCGACAGAAGCTTTACCAATGATAAAGAACGTTTCGAGCATTGTCAAATTCTGCCTTTACCTATTGCCATGATGATTGCTAGATATTTACAAATGAATGAAGCTACTTCTATTTTCGATCCAACCGCAGGTAGTGGTAATTTATTGGTCGGAGCAAATCAGCGTGTTACTCATGCAAACGAATTGTGTAAGTTAAAAAGAAAGTCTCTCAAATTTTCAAATTTCAATGAAATAACTAATTACGATCCTACTTCGCCATATCCTAAAGAAATGCACAAATCTTTTGATGTAGTGGTTTGCAATCCACCATTTATAAAATCAACGAAGACCAAAAATGAAAAATTAGATATTATTGAACAGCATTTGGACAATGCATATTTTATGGCAGATACTTTCCAAGTACAAAGGTTAATTTCTGCACTTGCACTATTAACGATGAAAGATGATGGAAAAGCTGTTCTTGTTGTAAATACACATATTGTATTTGATGAAAAAGGGAGAATAAAACATAAAAGAGAATTTTTAAATTGGCTTTACATGCATTACACTATTCGTGACATCATTAACCTAGATACTTCCATCATCACAAAAGATGAAAACAAGAAACAGAAGAAAATGTTGATTTTAATTGATGGTCGAAAAATAAAACCGTCATACAATACGCCAACAAAAGAAAACCAACCACACCTAGCCGATGTGATTGGTTCATTTTATGACCTCTGGGAACGTTTCAAGAGAAATCAACTGCCAAGTATAGATGTGTTTATTGAACAGCTTAAAATTGCTCTTGGACAAAAAAACTAA
- a CDS encoding ATP-grasp domain-containing protein yields MILLISSKYDVSTNIVIQWLNYYDVDFLRLHTEEFCMLNHFSVSNQSISLTINDVNLEAITGVWHRRGRLRNLPNSLNDLGKVTSYLKKEEDSLVKSIETNLKATKKYIGSYISEIENYKLDHLIAAKECNLNIPDSIVTTSKKDLFDFHTKYDQIISKDLRYAINIKTDDISINSTGTFKVTHELIAELEDHFAPIYAQRYIEKEFEIRIFFIEDTFFSMGIFSQQDEQTKVDYRNYNDEVPNRCVPINLPNDLKKQLLDFTRKVKLNTGSIDMIYSIDGRYVFLEVNPMGQFDWLSKNCNYYIEEAIAKEFMEI; encoded by the coding sequence ATGATTCTCTTAATAAGCAGTAAATATGATGTTTCAACGAATATCGTAATTCAATGGTTGAATTATTATGATGTAGATTTTTTGAGATTACATACAGAAGAATTTTGTATGCTGAATCACTTTTCTGTAAGTAATCAATCAATAAGTTTAACCATAAATGACGTAAACTTAGAAGCTATTACAGGAGTTTGGCATAGACGAGGAAGATTAAGAAATTTACCCAATTCATTAAACGATTTAGGTAAAGTAACTTCATATCTCAAAAAAGAAGAAGATAGTCTTGTTAAGTCGATAGAAACGAATCTAAAGGCGACTAAAAAATATATTGGTTCATATATAAGCGAAATAGAAAATTATAAGTTAGATCACTTAATAGCCGCTAAAGAATGTAATTTAAACATTCCCGATTCAATAGTAACAACAAGCAAGAAAGACTTATTTGATTTTCATACTAAGTACGATCAAATTATATCTAAAGATTTACGCTATGCTATCAATATCAAAACGGATGATATAAGTATTAATTCAACAGGAACTTTCAAAGTAACGCATGAATTAATTGCTGAATTAGAAGACCATTTTGCGCCTATTTATGCGCAAAGATATATTGAAAAAGAATTTGAGATACGAATATTTTTTATTGAAGATACGTTTTTTTCAATGGGGATTTTTTCTCAACAAGATGAACAAACAAAAGTTGATTATAGAAATTACAATGATGAAGTTCCTAACAGGTGTGTTCCAATAAATTTACCCAACGATCTAAAAAAACAATTATTAGATTTTACCCGAAAAGTAAAACTAAATACAGGTTCAATAGATATGATATACTCAATTGATGGGCGTTATGTTTTTTTAGAAGTGAATCCAATGGGTCAATTTGATTGGCTATCAAAGAATTGTAATTATTATATAGAAGAAGCAATTGCAAAAGAATTTATGGAAATATGA